GGAGCTGTCGATGACCGGGCTGCGGTTCTCCAACGTGATGGAACCGGCCGACTACTCGGCCTTCCCGGGATACGACGACGACCCGAGTCACCGCATCTGGAACCTGTGGGGCTACATCGACGCCCGGGACGGGGCCCAGGCTGTCGCGCTGGCCCTGGCCGCCGCCCGGCCCGGGGTGGACGTGTTCATCATCGCGGCGGCCGACACCGTGATGAGCCGGTCCAGCGCGGACCTGGCCGAAAGCATGTTCCCGGATGTCCCGGTGACCCGGCCCCTGGGCACCCACGAGACCCTGCTGGGCATCGACAAGGCCCGTCGCATTCTGGGTTTCGAACCGGCTCACTCGTGGCGCGACCAGCCGTCCGAGGCGCGCTGACCGGGCGCCTCGGCCCGGCCGCCGGTCAGGCCGGCGACTCGAGCTGCTCGTCGGCCAGCTGCTCGGGACGGTGCGAGTCGTCCAGGGTCGCGGCCCCGAGGAAGGCCACCGTACCGACCAGCACCGTGAGCACCAGGTAGGCGATCCGCTCGCCGTGGAAGTACGAGTCGACCAGCTCCGGGCTCCACGCGCCGAGCGGCAGGACGGTGACCACGAGCGCGGCGATCAACGTGCCGACCAGGGCGGTGCCGATGCTGGAGCCGACCTCCTGAGCGGTGTCGTTGAGGGCGGCCCCCAACGACGTGCGGTTCTCCGGCATGGCGTCGACCAGGCCGACCGCGCAGATCGTCATGACGGTGCGCAGCCCGAAGGTCATCACCACCATGCCGGCGGCGATCGCCAGGTACCCGTGGTCGACCGCCCAGGCCAGCCAGGCCAGACCCACGGTCAGCGCACCCGCGCCGACCAGGCAGGCCATCCGGCGGCCGAACCGGGTGACCAGGTACTCGGTGAGCGGGGTGGCGGCCAGCATGGTGACGATGAACGGCAGGTTGGCCAGGCCGGCGACCATCGGGCTCCAGCCGTAGGCGAACTGGAAATGCAGGACCAGGCTGAACATCACGCCGGCCATGGCGATGGCCGTGCCCAGCTGGGCCACGGTCGCACCACGCACGACGGGGTGGCGCAGCAACCGCAGATCCAGCATGGGGAAGGCGGTGCGACGCTCGCGCACCACGAAGCCGATCACGGAAGCGATCGCCCCGGCGGCCGAGAGCAGGGTCGGCAGGGACACCCAACCGTGCTCGATACCGCTGGTCAGCGTGTAGCAGCCCAGCCCGATGGCCAGGATGGTCAGCGCCGCGCCCGGCAGGTCCAGGGGGTCGGCGATGAGATCGTCGGGGTGGTCCTTGGCCACGCCCAGCCGCACGCCGACGGCGGCGATCAGGGCGATCGGCGCGTTGACCAGCAGCAGCCACTGCCAGCCGACGTGAGCCAGGGCGGAGCCCCCGATGAGGGGCCCGAGGATGAAACCGCTCATCCCGACGACGATCATCACCGTCATCGCCCGCCGCCGGAGCGCGTCGTCGTCGAACAGCCGGAACACCAGCGAGTTGGTGATCGGCGCCATGGCGGCGGCGGCGATGCCCAGCCCGGCCCGCAGGGCGATGAGTTCGCCGGTGGTGGTCACCGCGACGACGGCCAGGCTCATCAGGCCGAACGCCGACAGGCCCAGGAGCAGGACCCGCCGGCGACCGAACCGGTCGGCGATCGAGCCGGCCGTCAGCAGCAGCCCGCCGAAGGTGAGCGAGTAGGCGCCGGTGATCCACTGCAGCGAGGTGGTGCTGCCCTGCAGGTCCCGGCCGATCGTCGGCAGGGCGACGGTCAGCAGGGTGTTGTCGACCATCTCCACGAAGAACGCCAGACACAGTGCGGCCAAGGGAATCCAGGCCGCGCGCAGCGATGGGTAGAACCGGCCGGCCGGCGGCCCGGCCGGCGCGCCGTCGGCGGGCGGCAGGGGGACGGGGGAGACCGGGGCGGTGGTGGCCGGCGAGCCGCCCACCGGTGGGGGTGTGGTCATGGGGTACCTCTCAGATCGAACCGCGTTCGATAACCGAACGTCGTTCGAACTATAGAACCGCGTTCGATAGAGTGCAAGGGTGATCCAGGACCCGCAGCTCCGCTCGCCCACCCGGCCGGCCCGCCGGCGTGCCTCGCACTCGATGGAAGCGGTGCTGACCGAGGCGATCCTGCTGCTCGACGAGGCCGGTGAGCCGGCCCTGACCTTCCGGGCCCTCGCGGCCCGGCTCGGTGGCGGCGTCGGCAGCATCTACTGGTACGTCCAGAGCAAGGACGAGTTGCTCGACCGCGCGGCCGATTACGCGTTGGAATCGGTGGTCGCCGACACCGAGCACTTCGTGCACGAGGACGACCCCATCGATGGCCTCCGGGGGATCGCGATCGCGCTGTTCACCGCGGCCGCCGCGCGACCCTGGCTGAGCAGCTACTTCCTGCGCAACACCGGCTTCCAGCCGAACTCGCTGCTGCTCTTCGAACGGGTGGGCGGCCAGGTCCTGCGCCTGCAGTTGACGGCCCGCCAGTCCTTCGACGCCGCCTCGGCCGTGATCGGGTTCGTCATCGGCCTGGCCGCCGACATGAGCCAGGAACCGCCGGCCGAGGTGGCCGCCGGAGCGATGACCCGCGAGCAGTACATGGACGACGTGGTGAACCAGTGGCGGCATCTGGACCAGGCCCAATTTCCTTTCCTGCACAGCATTCTGGACGTCTTCCGGGTCCATGACGACGTCGAGCAGTTCCGCGCCGGCCTGGATCTGCTGCTCGACGGGCTCCGCCGGCAGGCCGAACGCGCCCGCGACGAACGC
This genomic window from Nakamurella multipartita DSM 44233 contains:
- a CDS encoding MFS transporter; the protein is MTTPPPVGGSPATTAPVSPVPLPPADGAPAGPPAGRFYPSLRAAWIPLAALCLAFFVEMVDNTLLTVALPTIGRDLQGSTTSLQWITGAYSLTFGGLLLTAGSIADRFGRRRVLLLGLSAFGLMSLAVVAVTTTGELIALRAGLGIAAAAMAPITNSLVFRLFDDDALRRRAMTVMIVVGMSGFILGPLIGGSALAHVGWQWLLLVNAPIALIAAVGVRLGVAKDHPDDLIADPLDLPGAALTILAIGLGCYTLTSGIEHGWVSLPTLLSAAGAIASVIGFVVRERRTAFPMLDLRLLRHPVVRGATVAQLGTAIAMAGVMFSLVLHFQFAYGWSPMVAGLANLPFIVTMLAATPLTEYLVTRFGRRMACLVGAGALTVGLAWLAWAVDHGYLAIAAGMVVMTFGLRTVMTICAVGLVDAMPENRTSLGAALNDTAQEVGSSIGTALVGTLIAALVVTVLPLGAWSPELVDSYFHGERIAYLVLTVLVGTVAFLGAATLDDSHRPEQLADEQLESPA
- a CDS encoding TetR/AcrR family transcriptional regulator → MEAVLTEAILLLDEAGEPALTFRALAARLGGGVGSIYWYVQSKDELLDRAADYALESVVADTEHFVHEDDPIDGLRGIAIALFTAAAARPWLSSYFLRNTGFQPNSLLLFERVGGQVLRLQLTARQSFDAASAVIGFVIGLAADMSQEPPAEVAAGAMTREQYMDDVVNQWRHLDQAQFPFLHSILDVFRVHDDVEQFRAGLDLLLDGLRRQAERARDERAHPGARPDGRVSTAGG